The following DNA comes from Bradyrhizobium manausense.
CCGGCACATCCTTGATGTCGCCTCCACCCGGTTCCGCGAGAGCGGGATCGCCGCGGTCGGCCTCGCCGGCATCATGTCGGAGGCGGGCCTCACCAACGGCGCCTTCTACACGCACTTTGCCTCCAAGGAGGAGCTGGTGCGGGAGGTGCTGACCGAGGCCCTCACAAGGCGTGAGGAGCGGCACAAGGCCAACCTGGAGAATGGCGTCGCGCTCGAAACCACGATCCGCGATTATCTCTCGACACGTCACCGCGATCGCGCCGGCGCCGGCTGCCCGACCGCCGCGCTGGTCGCCGAAATCGCGCGGCATCCGAAAGCAACGCGCGATGCCTTCACGGGCAAGGTCTCCGACATCATCGTGCTGGTGGCGGAGCAGATCAGGCAGGGCTCGGCGAAAGAGCGGCGGCGCAAGGCGATCACGATCTATTCGACCATGGTCGGCGCGCTGCAACTGGCGCGCGCCGTCAAC
Coding sequences within:
- a CDS encoding TetR/AcrR family transcriptional regulator; amino-acid sequence: MRYEKGHRDETRRHILDVASTRFRESGIAAVGLAGIMSEAGLTNGAFYTHFASKEELVREVLTEALTRREERHKANLENGVALETTIRDYLSTRHRDRAGAGCPTAALVAEIARHPKATRDAFTGKVSDIIVLVAEQIRQGSAKERRRKAITIYSTMVGALQLARAVNDRKLSDEILENAIEAAVTIANAR